The following coding sequences are from one Polynucleobacter sp. JS-JIR-II-50 window:
- a CDS encoding DUF2069 domain-containing protein — MIKKFLDKNPYQLIATAAFIDLFILCVCWEWFISPLRPGGSWLILKGIPLLFAIPGIWKGKVYTMQWASMLILLYTTEGLVRILETGANFWLALLETILSTIGFACLLMYLKPIKKEAKALKKAAAE; from the coding sequence ATGATTAAAAAGTTTCTCGACAAAAATCCTTACCAACTAATAGCAACAGCTGCTTTTATTGATTTATTTATATTATGCGTATGCTGGGAGTGGTTCATCTCCCCTCTGCGACCTGGTGGATCCTGGTTAATCCTGAAAGGAATACCTTTGCTATTCGCTATTCCTGGGATATGGAAAGGTAAGGTTTACACAATGCAGTGGGCCTCAATGTTGATACTGCTATATACAACAGAAGGCTTGGTCCGCATTCTCGAAACAGGTGCCAACTTTTGGCTTGCGCTGCTAGAAACTATTCTCTCGACTATCGGCTTTGCCTGTTTACTCATGTATCTCAAGCCCATCAAAAAAGAAGCTAAGGCCCTGAAGAAGGCGGCTGCGGAGTAA
- the ftsH gene encoding ATP-dependent zinc metalloprotease FtsH has translation MNSNMFQKIGVWLIVGLVLFTVFKQFDKPKDQTQVTYSQFMDDAKAGKVKRVDVQGRTLQVTPADGNKYSIISPGYIWMVGDLMKYGVQVTGKADDEPNMLVSALYYLGPTLLIIGFWFFMMRQMQGGGKGGAFSFGKSKARLIDENSNTVTFADVAGCDEAKEEVFEIVDFLKDPQKFQKLGGRIPHGVLLVGPPGTGKTLLARAIAGEAKVPFFSISGSDFVEMFVGVGASRVRDMFENAKKNSPCIIFIDEIDAVGRHRGAGMGGGNDEREQTLNQMLVEMDGFESNSGVIVVAATNRSDVLDKALLRPGRFDRQVHVGLPDIRGREQILQVHMRKVPIDPDVNAAVLARGTPGFSGADLANLVNESALFAARRNKRAVDMKDFEDAKDKIYMGPERKSAVMREEERRNTAYHESGHAVVAKVLPKADPVHKVTIMPRGMALGVTWQLPEFDRVNLYKDRMMEELAILFGGRAAEEVFLHSMSTGASNDFERATKMARDMVTRYGMSDSLGTMVYVDTESESIFGRNSTKTVSELTQQKVDAEIRTLIDSQYALARSILEENRDKVEAMVAALLEWETIDAEQITDIMEGRPPRAPKAPPATQFGNSAGTPGPATGSAPATA, from the coding sequence TTGAACAGCAATATGTTCCAAAAAATCGGTGTGTGGCTCATAGTGGGCTTGGTGCTTTTTACTGTTTTTAAGCAGTTTGATAAGCCTAAGGACCAAACTCAGGTCACGTATTCCCAATTCATGGATGATGCTAAAGCCGGCAAAGTAAAGCGTGTGGATGTACAAGGTCGCACATTGCAAGTAACGCCTGCTGATGGTAATAAATACTCCATCATCTCTCCGGGTTATATCTGGATGGTTGGCGACCTCATGAAGTATGGGGTTCAGGTTACCGGTAAGGCGGATGACGAACCGAATATGTTGGTTTCTGCTTTGTATTATCTTGGCCCTACCTTATTAATTATTGGCTTTTGGTTTTTCATGATGCGCCAAATGCAAGGTGGCGGTAAGGGTGGTGCATTCTCATTTGGTAAATCTAAAGCGCGTTTGATTGATGAAAATAGCAACACGGTGACATTCGCTGATGTGGCTGGTTGTGATGAAGCAAAAGAAGAGGTCTTTGAGATTGTCGATTTCTTAAAGGACCCACAAAAATTCCAAAAGCTTGGTGGCCGCATTCCACATGGTGTATTACTTGTAGGGCCTCCGGGTACTGGTAAGACCCTTTTGGCCCGCGCTATTGCAGGCGAGGCCAAGGTTCCCTTCTTCTCAATTTCAGGTTCAGACTTCGTTGAGATGTTTGTTGGTGTTGGAGCATCGCGTGTTCGCGACATGTTTGAAAACGCCAAGAAAAACTCCCCCTGCATCATCTTTATTGATGAGATTGATGCTGTTGGTCGTCATCGTGGCGCTGGTATGGGCGGCGGTAATGACGAACGCGAACAAACGCTAAACCAAATGCTGGTTGAGATGGATGGTTTTGAAAGTAATAGCGGCGTGATCGTAGTTGCTGCCACAAACCGATCTGATGTTCTTGATAAAGCTTTATTGCGTCCAGGGCGTTTCGACAGACAAGTTCACGTAGGTTTACCAGACATTCGTGGTCGTGAGCAAATTTTGCAAGTGCATATGCGCAAGGTCCCCATTGATCCTGACGTAAACGCTGCTGTTTTGGCTCGCGGCACTCCAGGCTTCTCAGGGGCAGATTTGGCGAACTTAGTAAATGAGTCTGCACTATTTGCAGCGCGTCGTAATAAGCGTGCAGTTGATATGAAGGACTTTGAAGACGCAAAAGACAAGATCTATATGGGTCCTGAGCGCAAGTCGGCCGTAATGCGCGAAGAAGAGCGTCGAAACACCGCATATCACGAGTCTGGTCATGCTGTAGTTGCTAAGGTTTTACCTAAGGCTGATCCTGTTCATAAAGTTACCATCATGCCCCGAGGCATGGCTTTGGGCGTTACTTGGCAGTTGCCTGAGTTTGATCGCGTGAACTTGTATAAAGATCGCATGATGGAAGAGTTGGCTATTTTGTTTGGTGGCCGTGCTGCTGAAGAGGTGTTCTTGCATTCTATGAGTACTGGTGCATCGAATGATTTTGAGCGAGCTACGAAGATGGCTCGCGATATGGTCACTCGTTATGGCATGAGCGATAGCTTGGGTACGATGGTTTATGTTGATACTGAATCCGAAAGTATTTTTGGTCGTAACAGCACCAAAACAGTTTCTGAGCTCACTCAGCAAAAAGTGGATGCCGAGATTCGCACCTTAATTGACAGTCAATATGCCTTAGCACGATCCATCTTGGAGGAAAATCGAGACAAGGTGGAGGCAATGGTTGCTGCTTTGCTCGAATGGGAAACCATTGATGCAGAACAAATCACTGACATCATGGAAGGTCGCCCGCCACGAGCACCTAAAGCACCACCAGCAACTCAGTTTGGTAATTCCGCTGGTACCCCCGGCCCTGCGACTGGCAGCGCTCCAGCTACCGCTTAA
- a CDS encoding alpha/beta fold hydrolase, giving the protein MSVSFPGFESKTFSTDSEDGSIEISYLIGGKGPPLLLLHGFPQTKAIWSQVAPELAKNFTVVAADLRGYGASSKPHGKSDHSTYSKRSMAADQHALMASLGFNQFFLLGHDRGGRVSHRLAMDFPESVLRLMVLDISPTLTMYDNTTMEFAKGYWHWFFLIQPEPVPETLIGANPEFWLKNHMGRHAGTGIFSPDRWSEYLAGASYPESMHAMCEDYRAAATIDLMHDRSDRAAGKMLKMPLKVLWGEHGLVNQCFKPIEDWSVIAKDVAGKAVPSGHYIPEEVPELLLEEVREFFG; this is encoded by the coding sequence ATGTCTGTATCTTTTCCTGGCTTTGAATCTAAAACATTTTCCACTGACTCTGAAGACGGTTCTATTGAGATCTCATATCTCATCGGTGGTAAGGGCCCTCCATTGTTGTTGCTTCATGGATTCCCCCAAACGAAAGCTATCTGGAGTCAAGTAGCTCCTGAGTTAGCCAAAAACTTTACGGTAGTTGCTGCTGACTTGAGGGGGTATGGCGCGTCATCAAAGCCCCATGGCAAGAGTGATCACTCAACGTATTCAAAAAGATCAATGGCTGCAGATCAGCATGCACTGATGGCAAGTTTAGGTTTTAATCAATTCTTCTTGCTTGGACATGACAGGGGCGGAAGGGTTTCTCATCGCCTCGCAATGGATTTTCCTGAAAGTGTTTTGCGCTTAATGGTCTTAGATATATCTCCAACATTAACAATGTATGACAACACCACAATGGAATTTGCTAAGGGATATTGGCATTGGTTCTTTCTCATTCAACCGGAGCCAGTACCAGAAACATTGATTGGCGCGAATCCAGAGTTTTGGTTAAAAAACCATATGGGTCGCCATGCGGGCACGGGGATATTTTCCCCAGATCGATGGTCGGAATATTTGGCTGGGGCTAGTTATCCAGAAAGCATGCATGCCATGTGTGAAGATTACCGTGCTGCTGCTACGATTGACCTCATGCACGATCGCTCTGATCGTGCTGCAGGCAAGATGCTAAAGATGCCGCTGAAGGTGTTGTGGGGTGAGCATGGTTTAGTAAACCAGTGCTTTAAACCCATAGAAGACTGGAGTGTTATAGCCAAGGATGTTGCTGGAAAAGCCGTTCCCAGTGGTCACTACATACCGGAAGAGGTTCCCGAGCTTTTACTGGAAGAAGTCAGGGAATTCTTTGGCTAA
- the glmM gene encoding phosphoglucosamine mutase gives MKKQYFGTDGIRGEVGLFPIVPEFMTRLGYAAGKVLTRDAKSGERCKILIGKDTRVSGYLLEAALEAGFAAAGVDVMLCGPIPTPGVAYLTKALRLSAGLVISASHNPYQDNGIKFFSANGDKLSDDFELAIEAELEKPMGCVNSKELGKAFRLDDAAGRYIEFCKSAFPGELNLKGLKLVVDCANGAAYHTAPHVFHELGAEVISIGVSPDGRNINDGCGATAPAALIAKVKEVNADLGIALDGDADRLQMVDASGRLFNGDELLYVLVKDRLDRGQQIGGAVGTLMTNLAVENAIKDLGIGFERANVGDRYVLELLKQNGWIIGGEGSGHLLCLDQHSTGDGTIAALQVLAAMSQNKKSLAQLLDSVKVFPQVLLNVKFKPGYNWKTDEKLKNQITKVEAELQNIGRVLIRASGTEPLLRVMVETQNGDVALSAAKSIADLVPTA, from the coding sequence ATGAAAAAACAATACTTTGGCACTGATGGCATTCGAGGAGAAGTGGGGCTATTTCCAATTGTTCCAGAATTTATGACTCGCCTTGGCTATGCTGCTGGCAAAGTATTAACACGTGATGCTAAGTCGGGTGAGCGTTGCAAAATTCTCATCGGCAAAGATACTCGGGTATCAGGATATTTATTGGAAGCAGCATTGGAGGCTGGTTTTGCTGCTGCTGGAGTAGATGTGATGCTCTGCGGTCCTATTCCAACTCCTGGCGTTGCTTACCTCACAAAAGCATTGCGCCTTTCTGCTGGCTTGGTAATCTCAGCCTCTCATAACCCTTATCAAGATAACGGCATTAAATTCTTTTCTGCAAATGGCGATAAATTGTCCGATGATTTTGAGTTGGCAATCGAGGCTGAATTGGAAAAGCCCATGGGTTGCGTAAATTCAAAAGAGCTAGGCAAAGCTTTTCGATTAGATGATGCTGCAGGACGTTATATTGAATTTTGTAAATCAGCATTTCCAGGCGAACTAAATCTCAAGGGATTAAAGCTTGTAGTCGATTGCGCTAATGGAGCTGCTTACCATACAGCTCCTCATGTTTTTCATGAGTTGGGCGCCGAGGTGATTTCAATTGGCGTGAGCCCAGATGGTCGTAATATCAATGATGGTTGCGGAGCAACGGCACCGGCAGCTTTAATTGCCAAAGTTAAGGAAGTAAATGCAGATTTAGGCATTGCTTTAGATGGTGATGCTGATCGCTTGCAAATGGTTGATGCTTCTGGTCGTTTATTTAATGGTGATGAGCTTCTGTATGTTTTAGTAAAAGATCGCTTGGATCGCGGCCAGCAGATTGGTGGTGCTGTAGGTACTCTGATGACCAATCTTGCAGTTGAAAACGCTATTAAAGACCTGGGCATTGGTTTTGAGCGCGCCAATGTAGGCGATCGCTATGTTTTGGAATTACTCAAACAAAATGGTTGGATTATTGGTGGTGAAGGTTCTGGTCACTTGCTTTGCTTGGACCAGCACTCCACAGGTGACGGCACAATTGCGGCACTTCAAGTGTTAGCGGCAATGAGTCAAAACAAAAAAAGTCTTGCTCAATTATTGGACTCCGTCAAAGTATTCCCGCAGGTACTGTTAAATGTGAAATTCAAACCTGGTTACAACTGGAAAACGGATGAGAAGCTAAAAAACCAAATTACGAAGGTTGAGGCTGAACTCCAAAATATTGGCAGGGTTCTAATACGCGCTTCTGGGACTGAGCCTCTGCTGCGAGTGATGGTGGAGACTCAGAATGGCGATGTTGCTTTGAGCGCTGCTAAGAGTATTGCTGACTTAGTCCCAACTGCTTAA
- a CDS encoding EF-hand domain-containing protein, with product MKSLIKKIVATAVSFFVAIPLLALADDASRDKEIAERFAKCDVNHDGKLTREEANGCMPRIYDHFSYIDSSNKGYVTVAEIQAMANR from the coding sequence ATGAAATCACTCATTAAAAAAATAGTCGCTACTGCCGTGTCATTCTTCGTGGCAATCCCATTGTTAGCTCTGGCTGATGATGCGTCTCGCGATAAAGAAATTGCTGAACGATTTGCTAAATGCGATGTTAATCATGATGGCAAGTTAACTCGTGAAGAGGCCAATGGTTGTATGCCTCGTATTTATGACCACTTTAGTTACATTGACTCAAGCAATAAAGGATATGTGACCGTGGCTGAAATTCAGGCTATGGCTAATCGTTAA
- a CDS encoding DUF3313 domain-containing protein — MNKMKVLLASFAAAMTLAACSNAPKLATQPMPRSGFLPDYNLLVPMASNDSDTRIWRYRISGVNPGVYTAVILDPIYLNQNATKSVSMDDINKAKAALQASMVEAVNARGTIKIVNKPGPGVARISVGITGAESSADSLQPWNFTPIGLAMNAAAYAGGINSKTPALLVESKITDSQSKQLLGEGLITIQGESFRTNAGSADSFVAMAKKVVRSALETSANPVPTGQ; from the coding sequence ATGAATAAAATGAAAGTGCTGTTAGCTTCTTTTGCTGCAGCAATGACTTTAGCTGCATGTAGCAATGCACCTAAATTGGCCACGCAGCCAATGCCTAGGTCAGGCTTCTTGCCTGATTACAATCTCTTAGTTCCAATGGCTAGTAACGATAGCGATACCCGCATCTGGAGATACCGCATTTCAGGCGTGAACCCTGGTGTATACACCGCTGTAATCTTGGACCCTATTTACCTAAATCAAAATGCCACCAAGTCAGTAAGCATGGATGATATTAATAAGGCTAAAGCTGCCCTACAGGCATCTATGGTTGAGGCTGTTAATGCTCGCGGCACTATCAAGATTGTTAATAAGCCAGGCCCCGGAGTTGCACGTATTTCAGTAGGCATTACTGGCGCAGAGAGTTCGGCCGATAGTTTGCAACCATGGAATTTCACTCCAATTGGTTTGGCAATGAATGCTGCTGCTTATGCTGGCGGTATAAATTCTAAAACACCAGCGCTCTTAGTTGAGAGCAAAATTACGGATAGTCAATCAAAACAATTATTAGGAGAAGGTTTGATTACTATTCAAGGTGAATCCTTCAGAACTAATGCTGGATCTGCAGATTCATTTGTTGCAATGGCTAAGAAAGTGGTCCGCTCTGCATTGGAAACATCAGCCAACCCAGTGCCAACTGGTCAATAA
- a CDS encoding FAD-binding oxidoreductase has protein sequence MQNFIDQLSTVLETKYILTQDEDKAPYLTDWRKRFTGKALAVLLPGNAAEVANIVKLCAASQVAIVPQGGHTGFCGGATPDNSGKQIVLNLKRMNQIREIDIANQTITLEAGCILQAVQEKAAQQGFLFPLSLGAEGSCMIGGNLATNAGGTNVLRYGNARDLCLGLEVVTATGEIWNGIKGLRKDNTGYDLRDLFVGSEGTLGIITAAVMKLYPLPISQWTTLVACETIASSIALLNLFQKRATSLLTGFEMMTQESLDLNEKYFPQMANPLQGNPPFTVLIELSDHESEEHVRQLLETILEEAFESGLISDAVIASNLSQANAFWHMREHITLAQAEEGANLKHDITIPLSSLDSFIKETDALMRTKFPGVRIINFGHLGDGNLHYNIAPPLGADPKTFNEIHEKPIHELVYAQVERCNGSISAEHGVGQLKLEGLRAHKGEVAHELMKTLKRALDPQNILNPHKVVSI, from the coding sequence ATGCAAAACTTCATAGATCAGTTATCTACAGTCCTTGAAACAAAATATATTCTGACTCAAGATGAGGATAAAGCGCCCTACTTAACTGATTGGCGTAAACGCTTTACGGGAAAAGCACTTGCAGTTCTTTTGCCTGGTAATGCTGCTGAAGTAGCAAATATCGTCAAGCTCTGCGCCGCAAGCCAGGTTGCTATAGTCCCTCAAGGTGGTCATACCGGGTTCTGTGGTGGCGCGACCCCCGACAACAGTGGTAAGCAAATCGTCCTCAATCTCAAGCGCATGAATCAGATTCGTGAGATCGATATTGCCAATCAGACCATCACACTTGAGGCTGGATGCATTTTGCAAGCCGTCCAAGAAAAAGCTGCTCAACAAGGATTTTTGTTTCCATTAAGTCTTGGTGCCGAAGGTAGCTGCATGATTGGCGGTAATTTAGCAACCAATGCAGGCGGAACCAATGTGCTGCGCTACGGTAATGCGCGTGATCTCTGTTTGGGCCTCGAAGTTGTTACCGCCACAGGTGAGATTTGGAATGGTATTAAAGGTTTGCGTAAGGACAATACCGGTTACGATTTGCGTGATTTGTTTGTTGGGTCTGAGGGTACTCTTGGGATCATCACTGCTGCAGTCATGAAGTTGTATCCCCTGCCGATCTCTCAATGGACCACCCTAGTTGCATGTGAAACCATCGCATCTTCAATTGCACTTTTAAATCTCTTTCAAAAACGGGCCACCTCATTGCTTACCGGTTTTGAAATGATGACGCAAGAGTCATTGGATTTAAATGAAAAGTACTTTCCTCAAATGGCAAATCCCCTGCAAGGTAATCCACCATTTACCGTGCTGATTGAATTATCAGATCATGAGAGCGAGGAACATGTCAGGCAACTTCTAGAAACCATTTTAGAAGAAGCTTTTGAATCTGGACTGATCAGCGATGCAGTGATCGCCAGCAACTTAAGTCAAGCTAATGCTTTTTGGCATATGCGGGAACACATCACGCTTGCGCAGGCTGAAGAAGGCGCCAATCTAAAGCATGACATTACTATCCCCCTGTCATCGCTTGATAGCTTTATCAAGGAAACCGATGCCTTGATGAGGACAAAATTCCCGGGTGTCAGAATCATCAATTTTGGCCATTTAGGGGATGGAAACCTGCACTACAACATTGCCCCACCCTTGGGAGCGGACCCCAAGACCTTCAATGAAATCCATGAAAAACCTATTCATGAACTTGTATATGCCCAAGTCGAACGCTGTAACGGCTCAATATCGGCAGAACACGGGGTAGGACAGCTTAAATTAGAAGGCTTAAGGGCTCATAAGGGTGAAGTGGCTCACGAGCTCATGAAGACACTCAAAAGAGCTTTAGACCCCCAAAATATCCTTAATCCCCATAAAGTTGTCTCCATTTAA
- the wrbA gene encoding NAD(P)H:quinone oxidoreductase: MSQHDILVLYYSRYGATKDLARLIAEGIESVPGVNARLRTVPPISAVCEATEAAVPQDGAPYVEYSDLQECIGLALGSPTRFGNMAAPMKYFWDGSSSEWLNGALIGKPACVFTSTGSMHGGQESTLLTMMIPLLHHGMMLMGIPYSEPDLMSSSTGGSPYGVTHLAHADGRAPISPEEQRLAKAQGKRLAEAALMLHQNKR, from the coding sequence ATGAGCCAACACGATATTTTAGTTTTGTACTACTCCCGTTATGGTGCAACCAAGGATCTGGCGCGCCTGATTGCCGAGGGAATCGAGAGCGTACCAGGGGTAAATGCCCGCTTGAGAACCGTGCCCCCCATATCTGCGGTTTGTGAAGCTACTGAGGCAGCTGTTCCCCAGGATGGAGCACCTTACGTTGAATATTCAGACCTACAGGAGTGCATTGGCCTTGCCTTGGGGTCTCCTACTCGTTTTGGCAATATGGCAGCGCCGATGAAATACTTTTGGGATGGTAGTTCTTCGGAGTGGTTGAATGGCGCCTTGATTGGTAAACCGGCATGTGTCTTTACGAGTACCGGCAGCATGCATGGTGGTCAAGAGAGCACCCTGCTAACCATGATGATCCCACTGCTGCATCACGGCATGATGCTGATGGGCATTCCTTACAGTGAGCCCGACCTCATGTCTTCAAGTACAGGCGGTAGTCCGTATGGAGTTACCCATCTGGCTCATGCTGATGGACGTGCGCCTATCAGCCCCGAAGAGCAGCGATTAGCAAAAGCACAAGGCAAGCGCCTAGCTGAGGCCGCATTAATGCTTCATCAAAATAAAAGATAA
- a CDS encoding TonB-dependent receptor — protein sequence MNYRFKQFSCAHLIALACILLINPAWSQNQAETLPQLDVTGVREGGQGFLSPNKVLAGDELQNKLSGTLGATLANELGISATGYGAGSSRPVIRGLDGARVQILQNGLSVGDVSSISPDHAVASPMQNTHQIEILRGAAALLYGSGSSGGLVNVVNDRIVTTMPDATSGALNTSYETVNQGKTANIELDAPAGPLALHFDSAISNSNNYRIPGFAEQGGPNANWSINPGQPVNIPYSGKLPFSFSNENSMGLGASYVRSDGYTGISLERMNHNYGIPTAEGGFIQQSQNRYDFAHQTNDPFDGFSSVKISAANTNYQHTEFTNNGVASTQWNNTATEARLELAHKELLGSKGIVGAQITGATLNATDLSTNNYAIVPQTKSNATALFLVEEGRYGPLKTSLGARYSYTTQNPNSGTQFPSASSQEFVPTSYGPPSLQSRQFNLMSYSAGGMFDIAKGYGIGLSYTVSQRAPSAQELYSYGPHDSTATFDIGNANLSTETSHNLELSFQKSLGLIRSKASIYRNQFSNYIYGYYTGAYSKANENFSVVQATQANASIQGAEAELSYNWNETGVGGRLFGDVSQGTFASGGNLPLQPAPRLGTELAYQRNGWLTSATYIYSYQQNKLASWEIGPTPSYNLVNANLSYTERIGKVNWTGYLILKNLLNEEIRYATSPMAVRLYAPQPGRSLMVGVRAAF from the coding sequence ATGAATTATCGTTTTAAACAATTTTCTTGCGCCCACCTAATAGCGCTGGCCTGCATTTTGCTAATAAATCCTGCCTGGTCTCAAAACCAAGCGGAGACCTTACCTCAATTGGATGTCACAGGCGTGCGAGAAGGTGGCCAAGGATTCCTCTCGCCGAATAAAGTATTAGCCGGAGATGAACTTCAAAATAAGCTTTCCGGAACACTAGGAGCAACACTTGCCAATGAGTTGGGAATATCTGCGACGGGTTATGGGGCGGGATCTTCAAGACCAGTTATTCGCGGCCTAGATGGTGCACGTGTGCAGATCCTGCAGAACGGCTTATCAGTTGGTGATGTTTCCAGTATCTCACCAGACCATGCGGTTGCTAGCCCAATGCAAAACACTCACCAAATTGAGATTTTACGAGGAGCTGCCGCCCTACTCTATGGATCTGGCTCTAGCGGCGGACTGGTAAACGTTGTTAACGACCGCATTGTGACGACGATGCCAGATGCAACATCGGGCGCACTCAATACTAGCTATGAAACAGTGAATCAAGGTAAGACTGCCAATATAGAATTAGATGCACCCGCTGGACCTTTAGCGCTCCACTTTGATTCGGCGATTAGCAATTCTAATAACTATCGCATCCCAGGTTTTGCAGAACAAGGCGGGCCAAATGCCAATTGGTCTATTAATCCTGGTCAGCCAGTGAATATTCCTTATAGCGGCAAGTTGCCCTTCTCTTTTAGCAATGAAAATAGCATGGGCTTAGGTGCAAGTTATGTTCGCTCCGATGGATACACCGGCATCTCATTAGAGCGCATGAATCATAACTACGGAATTCCAACTGCAGAAGGTGGCTTTATTCAGCAGTCGCAGAATCGTTACGATTTTGCTCACCAAACTAATGACCCGTTTGATGGCTTTAGCTCAGTCAAAATAAGCGCCGCCAATACCAACTATCAACATACCGAATTTACTAACAATGGGGTTGCCTCCACACAATGGAACAACACTGCCACTGAAGCTAGGTTAGAGTTGGCACACAAAGAATTGCTGGGATCTAAGGGCATAGTAGGCGCGCAAATTACCGGCGCAACTCTGAATGCCACGGATTTATCTACGAATAATTACGCCATTGTTCCGCAGACAAAATCTAATGCAACTGCCCTATTCTTAGTTGAAGAAGGCCGATACGGCCCTTTAAAAACAAGTCTTGGGGCTCGCTATAGCTATACCACCCAAAATCCCAATTCCGGGACACAGTTTCCAAGTGCAAGCAGTCAGGAGTTTGTCCCGACATCTTATGGTCCTCCATCACTACAGAGTAGACAATTTAATTTAATGTCCTATTCAGCTGGTGGAATGTTCGATATTGCCAAAGGTTACGGCATAGGTCTTTCCTATACAGTCTCCCAAAGAGCGCCTTCTGCACAAGAGCTTTACTCCTATGGGCCGCATGATTCAACAGCAACATTTGATATCGGAAATGCAAATCTAAGCACCGAAACATCACACAATCTAGAGCTGAGCTTTCAGAAAAGCTTGGGTTTAATCCGTAGCAAAGCCAGCATTTACAGGAACCAATTTAGCAACTACATCTATGGCTACTACACTGGCGCCTACAGCAAAGCAAATGAAAACTTTTCCGTGGTTCAGGCCACTCAAGCAAATGCCTCTATTCAAGGTGCAGAAGCAGAGCTTAGCTATAACTGGAACGAAACCGGTGTTGGAGGTAGATTGTTTGGGGATGTATCCCAAGGAACATTTGCCTCTGGAGGCAATCTTCCACTTCAACCAGCACCACGTCTAGGCACTGAATTAGCTTACCAACGTAATGGCTGGTTAACAAGCGCTACCTATATTTACAGCTATCAACAAAATAAATTAGCCAGTTGGGAAATTGGTCCTACGCCAAGTTACAACCTAGTGAATGCCAATCTTTCTTATACGGAGCGCATTGGAAAGGTAAATTGGACTGGATATCTAATATTGAAAAATCTCTTGAATGAGGAGATTCGATATGCAACCTCACCGATGGCGGTTAGGCTATATGCTCCGCAACCTGGAAGAAGTTTGATGGTTGGCGTTAGGGCTGCGTTTTAA
- the folP gene encoding dihydropteroate synthase: MPTTWRCGRFLFDFTKRKRPIVMGILNATPDSFSDGGKFRSANDAIAQAELMIKGGVDLIDIGGESTRPGAEPVELQEELDRVLPVIEALKDCGVPLSIDTYKAETMRQALYAGVDCVNDIWALRQAGALEAVMESRDCGIVLMHMQCDPLTMQFNPEYQDVIAEVRQFLQSRAELLLSNGIGGDRIAIDPGFGFGKSLEHNLNMLANFADFSTLGLPVLAGISRKSMIGKITGKDTNERVAPSIAAAIMATDRGAQIVRVHDVAETVDALKLWEAINT, from the coding sequence ATGCCCACAACTTGGCGTTGTGGGCGTTTTCTTTTTGACTTCACCAAACGCAAGCGCCCGATAGTGATGGGCATCCTAAACGCAACCCCAGATTCTTTTTCTGATGGCGGAAAATTCAGAAGCGCTAATGATGCAATTGCGCAGGCGGAATTGATGATTAAAGGTGGGGTTGACCTCATTGATATTGGCGGTGAATCAACCCGTCCTGGTGCTGAGCCTGTTGAGCTGCAAGAAGAACTAGATAGAGTACTTCCGGTAATTGAAGCCCTTAAAGATTGTGGCGTGCCTTTATCAATAGATACTTATAAAGCAGAGACGATGCGTCAAGCTTTATATGCTGGTGTAGATTGCGTGAATGATATCTGGGCCCTCAGACAAGCGGGGGCTTTAGAGGCAGTGATGGAAAGTCGCGACTGCGGCATTGTATTAATGCACATGCAATGCGACCCCTTAACAATGCAATTTAACCCTGAATATCAGGACGTCATTGCAGAGGTAAGGCAGTTTTTACAGAGTAGGGCGGAGCTTTTACTATCCAATGGCATTGGTGGGGACCGCATTGCTATTGATCCGGGATTTGGCTTCGGTAAGAGCTTAGAGCATAACCTCAATATGCTGGCAAACTTTGCCGACTTCTCGACTTTGGGTCTTCCTGTATTGGCAGGAATTTCACGTAAATCCATGATCGGTAAAATAACTGGTAAGGACACAAATGAGCGTGTAGCCCCAAGTATTGCCGCAGCAATCATGGCCACTGATCGTGGCGCCCAAATTGTCCGAGTTCATGATGTTGCCGAGACTGTCGACGCCCTAAAGCTTTGGGAGGCTATAAATACTTAG